In Silene latifolia isolate original U9 population chromosome X, ASM4854445v1, whole genome shotgun sequence, the following proteins share a genomic window:
- the LOC141617788 gene encoding uncharacterized protein LOC141617788: MEYLSRILTYSTGANEFKYHPMCKQMKLTHLMFPDDLLLFCNGDGPSIMTILRSFATFSKTSGLNMSKGKSNAYFNGVNESLKQDILRISGMVEGALPFKYLGVPIKTTRLNAKDYKPLIDKILQRIRNLGARKLSYAGRMVLVKAVLKTLHNYWASNFILPAGVFKRIEAICINFQWDGGVDYLRSLLVSWEKICRPKHEGGLGLNCAIQWNKAAVGKLVWWLATKPDQLWVKWINAVYIKGDNWLEYSSTNNSSWSWRKICSVKSIFQESYQHHIWAMDQGRDYSIAKGYEFIINKGERVQWHQFVWNKYTLPKHSFLTWIYMHNALNTKDKLHKFRISDNHTCEICGIGYETASHLFFACDYSSRVLNLVGGLFGESIPADAFTEWRRGLKCSGMRKDVTNAIINACIYGIWKQRNLCKHELILINPAKLVTQIIKEVTDRTLSFTENLEGRDREWLEGLRNRA; encoded by the coding sequence ATGGAGTACCTGTCTAGGATTTTAACTTACTCAACTGGAGCAAATGAGTTCAAATACCATCCTATGTGTAAGCAGATGAAGCTCACCCACCTTATGTTTCCAGATGACTTGTTACTTTTTTGCAATGGAGATGGCCCTTCTATTATGACTATTCTAAGATCCTTTGCAACTTTCTCTAAAACCTCAGGTCTCAATATGAGCAAGGGCAAATCTAATGCCTACTTCAATGGGGTTAATGAGAGCTTGAAACAGGACATTTTGAGGATATCAGGGATGGTGGAAGGGGCCCTACCTTTCAAATACCTTGGAGTTCCTATTAAAACTACAAGACTTAATGCCAAGGATTATAAGCCTCTCATTGATAAAATACTTCAGAGAATAAGGAATTTGGGGGCTAGAAAGCTATCCTATGCAGGTAGAATGGTCCTGGTTAAGGCAGTTCTCAAGACTTTGCATAATTATTGGGCTAGTAATTTTATTCTTCCTGCAGGAGTGTTCAAAAGGATTGAGGCCATATGTATAAATTTTCAATGGGACGGAGGGGTTGACTATCTGAGATCTCTACTTGTCTCATGGGAAAAAATATGCAGACCTAAGCATGAAGGTGGTCTTGGACTGAACTGTGCAATCCAGTGGAACAAAGCAGCTGTAGGAAAATTGGTCTGGTGGTTGGCAACCAAACCGGACCAATTATGGGTTAAATGGATTAATGCAGTGTACATAAAAGGGGATAATTGGCTTGAGTATTCTTCTACAAATAACTCGAGTTGGTCTTGGAGGAAAATTTGTTCTGTTAAGTCCATTTTTCAAGAATCCTATCAGCATCACATATGGGCAATGGATCAGGGAAGGGACTATTCTATAGCCAAAGGGTATGAATTCATCATAAATAAAGGGGAGAGAGTCCAGTGGCATCAGTTCGTATGGAATAAATACACACTGCCTAAACACAGTTTTCTAACCTGGATTTATATGCATAATGCTCTAAATACTAAGGATAAGCTTCATAAATTCAGGATAAGTGACAATCATACCTGTGAGATTTGTGGAATTGGATATGAGACGGCTTCACATCTCTTCTTTGCATGTGATTACAGCTCCAGGGTCCTTAACCTTGTAGGCGGATTATTTGGAGAGAGCATTCCAGCGGATGCTTTTACAGAATGGAGGAGAGGACTTAAGTGCTCTGGGATGCGGAAAGATGTCACCAACGCCATAATCAATGCTTGTATCTATGGCATCTGGAAGCAACGGAACTTATGTAAGCATGAATTAATCTTGATTAATCCGGCGAAATTGGTTACTCAAATCATTAAAGAGGTTACAGATCGTACCTTGAGCTTCACTGAGAATCTGGAAGGTCGAGACAGGGAATGGTTGGAAGGATTGCGAAATCGTGCTTGA